The Salvelinus fontinalis isolate EN_2023a chromosome 31, ASM2944872v1, whole genome shotgun sequence genome has a window encoding:
- the LOC129830023 gene encoding F-box only protein 44-like isoform X1: MKRRAINCQLQSHSDSSLVQENFTGMLPVLPLEVLEEMLLNVPPQQVVCVCRLVCREWKEVVDSDSLWRERCRREGYQTYVTKLPKDWRLFYFLCKKRRNLLKNPRADDKFKGWQIIENGGDKWKIESVEEVPLPDNTVQKYFATSYLTCRKSQLIDLEKEGYRPSFMDDFQPDIIISDWYAPRWDCGSEYEICVELLNHKKKPIKKFSPGTVVFQQWNDQKWNQMTHVFNNYGPGVRYIRFIHGGKDTLYWAGWYGIRVTNSSIEIFPSVDR; this comes from the exons TTCACAGGCATGCTACCTGTGCTCCCTCTAGAAGTCCTGGAGGAGATGCTCCTAAATGTCCCTCCACagcaggtggtgtgtgtctgtcgaCTTGTGTGTCGTGAGTGGAAAGAAGTGGTGGACAGTGATTCTCTTTGGAGAGAGAGGTGCCGAAGAGAAGGATACCAGACATATGTGACTAAACTACCTAAAGACTGGCGTTTGTTTTACTTCTTGTGTAAGAAGAGACGTAATCTTCTCAAGAACCCCAGAGCAGATG ATAAATTCAAGGGCTGGCAAATTATTGAGAATGGAGGGGATAAATGGAAAATAGAGTCAGTGGAAGAAGTGCCGCTTCCTGACAACACGGTCCAAAAATACTTTGCGACTTCTTACTT GACCTGCAGGAAGTCTCAGCTGATTGACTTGGAGAAAGAGGGTTACAGGCCTTCTTTCATGGATGACTTTCAACCCGACATCATTATATCCGACTG GTATGCTCCACGCTGGGACTGTGGCTCTGAATATGAGATCTGTGTTGAGTTGCTAAATCATAAGAAGAAGCCAATTAAGAAGTTTAGTCCAGGAACTGTTGTCTTTCAACAATGGAATGATCAGAAATGGAATCAG ATGACTCATGTGTTCAATAATTATGGACCAGGTGTGCGGTACATCCGATTCATTCATGGAGGAAAGGATACTCTGTACTGGGCCGGCTGGTATGGAATTCGGGTCACCAACAGTAGCATCGAGATCTTCCCATCGGTGGACAGATAG
- the LOC129830023 gene encoding F-box only protein 6-like isoform X2, producing MKRRAINCQLQSHSDSSLVQENFTGMLPVLPLEVLEEMLLNVPPQQVVCVCRLVCREWKEVVDSDSLWRERCRREGYQTYVTKLPKDWRLFYFLCKKRRNLLKNPRADDKFKGWQIIENGGDKWKIESVEEVPLPDNTVQKYFATSYLTCRKSQLIDLEKEGYRPSFMDDFQPDIIISDWYAPRWDCGSEYEICVELLNHKKKPIKKFSPGTVVFQQWNDQKWNQVCGTSDSFMEERILCTGPAGMEFGSPTVASRSSHRWTDRFRCSHLLS from the exons TTCACAGGCATGCTACCTGTGCTCCCTCTAGAAGTCCTGGAGGAGATGCTCCTAAATGTCCCTCCACagcaggtggtgtgtgtctgtcgaCTTGTGTGTCGTGAGTGGAAAGAAGTGGTGGACAGTGATTCTCTTTGGAGAGAGAGGTGCCGAAGAGAAGGATACCAGACATATGTGACTAAACTACCTAAAGACTGGCGTTTGTTTTACTTCTTGTGTAAGAAGAGACGTAATCTTCTCAAGAACCCCAGAGCAGATG ATAAATTCAAGGGCTGGCAAATTATTGAGAATGGAGGGGATAAATGGAAAATAGAGTCAGTGGAAGAAGTGCCGCTTCCTGACAACACGGTCCAAAAATACTTTGCGACTTCTTACTT GACCTGCAGGAAGTCTCAGCTGATTGACTTGGAGAAAGAGGGTTACAGGCCTTCTTTCATGGATGACTTTCAACCCGACATCATTATATCCGACTG GTATGCTCCACGCTGGGACTGTGGCTCTGAATATGAGATCTGTGTTGAGTTGCTAAATCATAAGAAGAAGCCAATTAAGAAGTTTAGTCCAGGAACTGTTGTCTTTCAACAATGGAATGATCAGAAATGGAATCAG GTGTGCGGTACATCCGATTCATTCATGGAGGAAAGGATACTCTGTACTGGGCCGGCTGGTATGGAATTCGGGTCACCAACAGTAGCATCGAGATCTTCCCATCGGTGGACAGATAGATTTCGGTGTTCCCATTTACTCTCCTAA